TCATCCCGGCGGACGCCGGGATCCAGTAAGAGCCTCAAGCGCTGGGCTTGAAATGGCGCTCCGGTTTTGTCGCCGAGCGTCCGTGGCCAAAGCGCTGGATCCCGGCGTCCGCCGGGATGAGCGGTGTTGATGGATGCGCGCAACTGGAAGCCCGTCAGAAAAATAGAGTCCAATTCGTCTGAAATCGCATCAGTGGATGCTGAAGGGCACGGTGACGACGAAGGTTGATCCGACCTCTTCCGGCTTGATCGTGGCGGGGTCCAGCCGTCCGCGAAGGACGATTTTGACGGCCGCCTCGCCGAATCCGCTGCCGCGAGGAACCTCGCCGATCACGACGCAATTGGTCGGCTTGCCTGAGAGCGCCACTTCGCAACGGACGGCGGCGCCGCCGGAAAGGCCGCGATCGACCGCCCTTTGCGGATAGTCAGACGCTGTGGGGCGAGGCGGCGTCAGCCATCGGGATTCAATGTTGGCCAACGTCCGGGCCGGTTCCTGCGGGGGCGGTTCGGGGGCGAGATTGAACGGCACGCGGACGGCGAAGCGGCGAGAGGCTGCGTCAGCGCCGTCATCGCTGACCACCACGCGCCCGCGCTGCACGATGCCGAGGGCGGCCGGACCGAAACCCATGCCCTGCGGCGTTTCGGAACGGACTTCGCAGTTGACCGGCCGGCCGTCCGGCGCGGCGTCGCAGGCGACCACGGCGGCGCCGCTGACGTCCGCCTGCAGGGCTGCTTCAGGGAAGTCATCGACCGAGGCCTGCGGCGGCACGCTCCAGCGCGGGGGCGGCAAGGCCTGATCGGCCTCCTGGGCCGAAGGCGCCGGGGGCAGGGCGACGACGCCTGATGCGATCACCAGCGCGCTCAAAGCGAAGCCAAGCTTGGTGGGCAAGATCATGGATGCTCCTGAAACAGGCCGCCGAAATGTCTCTGCGGAAAAAAGAGAGTCCAATTCGTCTGAATCGTCTGAAATCGCCTCGTCCCCGCGCGGCCCGTCTCCCTCCGGCCGGGGCGCAGTCTAGCACAGGTGAAACAGGGGGATGGCCGATTGCGGCGGGCGCGGCGTTTTCTTTGGCGAGGCGAACGCCTAAATGGCGGGCATGACGCACTATACCGACAGCCTCAGCCAGCTCGGCGCCCAGACCGCCGCCCCGACGAACCCGCAAGAAGCGGTGCTGGAGCGCGTGCCCAATCCGCACGCCGACACGCTTTATGTGGCGCGCTTCACCGCGCCGGAGTTCACCAGCCTGTGCCCGGTGACGAACCAGCCCGACTTCGCCCACCTCGTCATCGACTATGTGCCGGGCGACTGGCTGGTCGAGAGCAAGAGCCTGAAGCTGTACCTGACCAGCTTCCGCAACCACGGCGCCTTCCACGAGGACTGCACCGTCGCCATCGGCAAGCGCCTGGCCGAGCTGCTGCAACCGAAATGGCTGCGCATCGGCGGCTACTGGTATCCGCGCGGCGGCATCCCCATCGACGTCTTCTGGCAGACGGGCGCGCCGCTGGAGGGCGTATGGCTGCCCGATCAGGGCGTGGCGGGGTATCGCGGGCGGGGGTGAGGGGACGTACGCACGGAGCGGCGACCTAAACCCGCGGAGGGGAGCGGCGACCTTTACCCCTCCGTCGGGCAGCAATTTCTTCCTTCATGATCTTGTTGAATTGCAACTGCCAGTCCGCAGTATGGATAACTCGGTCAAATCTAGCGTCATGATCCCGCAGGAGATCTAGGCGTGACCGTTTTGAGATTTCGTCCCAGTCGTCATAGAGAATGTATAGTGCATTACCGTATTTAAGATTCTCGAATACTACCAAATCGTCGGCGAATTTGGCGCCGAAATAGGATCCGAATTGTCCGGACCCTCGAATGTAAGATTCGGGTTTCAGCTTATCAAAGGCAGTGGTTCGCTCGCGAAGGTGCTTTTCGAAGTTTGGAGCTTTGGACGCTTTGCTCGGCTTGGACGAGAACCATGCGACGACGTCGTCGATGGATCCTGGTGGGAAAATGTCCCAGTCGAGCTCGATGGTGCGAAGGAAATCTTCCTTGCTGGCATCGCTAGGAAATATGCCCGTAACGCCAGTGTTCTCTTGCAACACATTTAGCGCCCAGAGAAGCATTAGTTCGAACTCGGGCTGGCTTCGACTCAGCAAAGGCGACAACGCGAACTTGACCAACACGTGGTCCCCAGTCCCTTGAGATAAGATTGTTGGCTCGATCTCCATGCCTTGTGGCTCGAAGACTTGATTCTGATAAACTTGGCGGCTTTGGTAGTGTGTATGTGTTCCGTACGTTGATGCATCACCGAAGTTGGGAGTTTCCCACACGAAACTTTTTGAGACCATGGAGAGGTCTTTACGTTTGCGTTCCCAGCCTCGGGCATTCCGGTACGACCACTTGCCTGCGTCTTGGGTGGGCTGCTTGGAGCCGTCAGTTACGATCGCATCATCGAGCAAGTCGATGTTGAGACCAAGATGGCTGTAGAGGCCGCGAGTGATATCAGCGACGTCAACTGATTTTACAGCCGCGACCGCGATCATATCGCCGTCGATCTTACCAAGTTCGGTCCGCACCTTCGGTGGGATCTTCAGGAAATTACTCTTCCACGGAAAACGCTTTTTACCCATTGCCAAACCCCCAAAAGACAAGCCTGTACCTACAGATGGCTCGTGTTCGACGAACGTCAAGCTTCAAGGCCTTGGTTGCATATTTTGGTTTCTCGAACTGGTCTTCTTGGCGGCATAGCGTCCGACTTGGCTGCTGCTAATCTCCGCCCATGACCTCATCCCCCCGCCTGCCGCTCGAAGCCTGGGGCCGTCGCCTGATGACGCGCGCCGAGACGTGGGCGGACCGCTCGCGGCTTCGCCGTTACGCCTATGAGTTCCTGTGGTTCGGGCTGAAGCAGGGGTGGGCGTGTCTGTTCGGCGGGGCGATGCTGGCGCTGATCCTGGGGACGTTTCTGTTCTGGCCCGATCAGGCGCCGCTGGCGCGCTATGACTTCCTGGTGCTGGGGGCGCTGGGGATACAGGCGGCGATGCTGGCCTTCCGGCTGGAGAGCTGGGAGGAGGCGCGGGTCATCTTCCTGTTCCATGTCGCCGGGACGATCATGGAGCTGTTCAAGACCTATCACGGGTCGTGGATCTACCCGGAAGAGTCGGTGCTGAGGATCGGCGCCGTGCCGCTGTTCTCGGGCTTCATGTATGCGGCGGTGGGCAGCTACATCGCGCGGGTGCAGCGCATCTTCCATATCCGGGTGCGGAACTATCCGCCGCTGTGGACGACGTGGGTGTTGGCGGCGGCGATCTACGTCAACTTCTTCGCCCATCACTGGCTGCCGGACATCCGGCTGGCGCTGTTCGCGGCGACGGGGCTGCTGTTCACGCGGGGGTGGTTCTGGTTCACCGCCGACCGGACGCGGCGGTCGATGCCGCTGCTGCTGGGCTATGGGCTGGTGGCGCTGTTCATCTGGATCGCCGAGAACCTGGCCACCTTCGGGCGGGCCTGGGTCTATCCGGGGCAGGGCGACGGCTGGGAGATGGTCAGCCTGCACAAGCTGGGGGCGTGGTTCCTGCTGATGATCATCTCGGTGGTGCTGGTGTCGATCGTGCACCGGCCGGAGGAGGAGCTGAAGGGTTGAGGCAACGCCGGGGGCGGCTGAACGTTGGCAGAGCTTCGGCGACAGCGGAGGAACCGTCGTGACCTATCATTTCAGCAAGACGCTGAACCTGCCCTTTGAAACGGCGCTGGCCGCGACGCGCGAGGCCCTGGGCCAGGAGGGGTTCGGCGTCATCACCGAGATCGACATCCGCGCGACCTTCAAGGCCAAGCTGGGGGAGGAATTCCGCGCCTATACGATCCTGGGGGCCTGCAATCCGAAGCTGGCCTTCGAGGCGCTGCGGCTGGAAGACAAGGTCGGCGCCATGCTGCCGTGCAACGTCGTGGTGCAGGACGCCGGCGGCGGGCGCACCGAGGTCTCGGCCATCGATCCCGTGGCCTCGATGCAGGCGATCGACAATCCCGCGCTCAAGGACAAGGCCGCCCTGGTCGCCGACAAGCTGAAGGCCGCCATCGACCGGCTCTGACGCGCCTCAGGGCCGCCGCGTCACCTTGTGCGCCATGACCGGGCGGGGGCGCTCCAGCGAGGGTTCGGCCAGGGTGCCGACGTGGATGAAGCCGGCGATGGTCTCGCCGTCCTCGACGCCGAACAGGGCGACGGCGGCGGGGTCGTAGGCGTACCAGTCGGTGATCCAGCTGGCCGAATAGCCGAGCGCGTTCGCCGCGTGCTCCAGGTTCATGCAGACGGCGCCGGCGGACAGCTGCTGCTCCCACACCGGGACCTTGTGGTCCGGGATCGGCGTCGAGACGACCAGGATGGTCAGGGGCGGATTGGCCAGCTTGGCCAGGACGGCCAGGTCCTTGGCGACGCGCTCCTGGGACTCGGCCAGGGCGGCGAGAGCCTCGGCCAGTTCGGCGCGGCTCTGGGGGCCCAGGACAACGAAGCGCCAGGGGAAGAGCTTGCCGTGGTCGGGCGTGCGGGCGCCCAGATGCAGGATCTGGTCGATTTCGGCCTCGGACGGGCCGGGCGCGGCCAGCAGCTGGGCCGAGGCGGAGCGGCGCGTCGCCAGGCGCGCCAGCAGCTCATCGGAACGGACGGGCAGGGGCAGGGCGGTCGCGAGATCATCGTGGGTCATCCCGCCTAGCTAGGATTTCGCGGCGTCCGGCGCCATAGCGGGGGCATGAGCAAGATACCGGACATCACCCCGCGCTGGGCCGAACACCTGCCCGAGACGCCGCGCTGGCGCAGCTTCGGCGAGAGCGTTCTGGTCGAGACCCCGTGGATGCGGGTGACGCGCCACCCGGTCCAGGCGCCGACGGGGATGGAGGCCGACTATGTGGTCATGCGGCCGCGGAACGTGGGGACGGGCGTCCTGCCGCTGCACGACGACGGGACGGTGGATCTGGTCGGGCAGCACCGCTTCACCCTGATGCGCTATTCCTGGGAGATGCCCGAGGGCGGGGCGCCGGAGGGGGAGGACCCCTTCGAGGCCGTGCAGCGCGAACTGGCCGAGGAGGCGGGGCTGAAGGCGGCGTACTGGCGCGCGGCGCTGGACATGGACCTGTCCAACTCCATCACCGACGAGCGGGCCATGGCCTGGGTGGCCTGGGGGCTGACGCCCGCGCCGACCGACCCGGACCCGACCGAGGTGATCGTCTCGGTCCGCGTGCCCTTCCGCGACCTGCTGGCCGAGATCGAGCGCGGCGCCGTGCGCGACGCCATGACGGTGGCGACGGCCTACAAGGCTTACCATATGGCCCGTGAGGGCGACCTGCCCGCCGCGCTGGCGCAGGCGATGCTGGGCGCGTAGGATCGCCGGTTGAGGATCAGGAGGCCCGATGGCCAAGCTGGAAATCGTGCCCAAACCGCCAGACCTGTGGGGCCAGCTGCGCGCCGCGGCCGCCGACGCCGCGCGCGAGGAGCCGCGCCTGGCGTCGCAGTTGAACGCCGTCGTCCTGGCCCATGACAACTTCGCCGGGGCGCTGAGCTTCCAGATCGCGCGCAAACTGGGCGACGCGGAACTGGGGGCCATGACGGTGCGCGAGGTGGCCCTGTCGGCCTTCGAGGCCGATCCCGGCATCGTCGTCGCCGCCGAGGCGGACCTGAAGGCGGTGCAGGAGCGCGATCCGGCGATCCGGTCGCTGTTGCAGCCCTTCATGTATTTTAAGGGGTTCCAGGCGCTGCAGGCGTGGCGCGTGGCGCACTGGCTGTGGACCCAGGACCGCGACACCCTAGCGTTTCACTTTCAGAGCCGGATCTCGGAGTTGTTCCAGCTGGACATCCACCCGGCGGCGCGGATCGGCTCGGGCGTCTTCCTGGACCACGGCACGGGCATCGTCATCGGCGAGACGGCGGTGGTCGGGGACGAGGTGTCCATGCTGCACGCCGTGACCCTGGGCGGGACCGGGGCCGAGCGCGGCGACCGTCACCCCAAGATCGGGCGCGGCGTCCTGCTGGGCGCCGGGGCCAAGGTGCTGGGCAACATCACGGTGGGCGACTACGCCAAGGTGGCGTCGGGCTCGGTGGTGCTGAAGCCGGTGCCGGCCGGCTGCACCGTGGCGGGGGTGCCGGCGCGGCTGGTCAACTGCCCGACCGACGCCACGCCCGCGCGGACCATGGATCATACCCTGGCCGACATCGCCTATGACTTCGTGATCTGAGCCCATCCTGTGGACGCCTGAGGCGCGGGCTTCCCAAGGGAGGGCGGCTTCTCTAGGGTCCGCGGCCAACGATATGCGCCCCGGCGCCAAAGCGAGGCTACCCCCGTGAAAGAATCCGATCTGAAGCGCGTCGAGACGCACCTGAAGCGCACCTTCAACCACGGCGGCATCAAGGTGAAGGCCCGTAAGGTCGCCGACTCGGCCGAGGTCTATGTCGACGACGAGTTCATCGGCGTGATCTTCGAGGACGAGGACGAGGCCGGCTCCTTCATGTTCGAAATGGCCATCCTGGCGGAAGACCTGCCGGAATAAGGCCTCTCGACATCGAGAATTGAAGAAGGCCGGAGAGGGCGTCCTCTCCGGCCTTCCTTGTGTTTGGCCTCAGGCCAGGTTCACCAGCCGAACAGGCGGGCGAAGAAGCCCTTCTTCTTCTCGGGCGGCTTGGGCGCTTCGACGGCCGGGGCCTCGACCGGCTTCGGAGCGGCCTCGGGCGCGGGGGCCATGGAGGCGGCGACCGGCGTCTCGACCGGAGCCGGGGCGGCCTTGGGCGCGGCGGCCGGCTTGGCGGTCGCGGCCGTCTTCGGCGCGGCGGCCTTGGTCGCAGTCGCCTTGGCTGCCGTCGTCTTGGTCGCGGGCTTCTTGGCGGGCGCGGCCTTGGCGGCGGCCGGGGCCTTGGCGGCCGGCGCCTTCTTGGCCGCAGTCTTCGGCGCGGCCGGCTTCTTGGCGGCGGGCGCCTTGGGCTCAGCGGCCTTCACCGGCGCAGCGGCCTTGGCCGTCTTGGGCTTGGCCGCAGCTTTTGTGGCCGCAGCGCTCGACTTTGCCGCCGGTTTCGGCTTGGAAGCGGCGGACGCCGCCTTCGCGGCAGGTTTCGTTTCAGACGGTGCTTTGGCCATTAACTCCCCGACCCCTTGATGGACGCGGGCGTAATCAAAGCCCGCACTGGCGATTCGCTATCATAACGGTGTTTGAGAAATGTCCGAATCCGCAGTTCAGGTGATCGCGCGCGGCGATCGCGCCCCGGCCGAGGCCGCCGCCGCCGCCATCGACGCCAATCCGCTGCTGGAAGGCGCCACCTATTCGATCCTGGAAGAGGACGAGGACAAGGGCATCTGGCGCATCGACGCCTTCCCGACGACGGACGAGGAAGCCGAGGGCATCGCCGAGATCCTGCGCGCCACGCCGGGGCTGGAGGTGATCGTCGAGAAGCTGGCCGACGCCGACTGGCTGGCCATGAGCCTGTCGGGCCTGCCGCCGGTCGAGGCCGGGCGCTTCTTCGTCTATGGCGCGCACGATCAGGGCAAGGTGCCCGAGGGGCGGGTCAACCTGAAGATCGACGCCGGCGCCGCCTTCGGCACGGGCCACCACGGCACGACGGTCGGCTGCCTGGAGGCTTTCGACAAGCTGCTGGAGACCGAGAGCTTCGAGAAGGTGCTGGACGTCGGCTGCGGCACGGGCGTGCTGGCCATCGCCGCCGCCAAGACGGGCTCGCCCATCGCCGTCGGCACCGACATCGACGAGCCCTCGGCCCGCATCGCCAACGAGAACGCCCAGATCAACGACGCCAAGTGCGAGTTCTACTTCGCCGACGGCCTGAGCGATGCGCGCATCGCCCAGCACGCCCCCTATGACCTGGTCTTCGCCAATATCCTGGCTGCGCCGCTGGTGTTCCTGGCGCCCGAGATCGGCGCGGCGCTGAAGTCGGGCGGCGTCGCCATCCTGTCGGGCCTGCTGCGCACCCAGGAAGAGCGGGTGCTGGAAGCCTATCTGCCGCTGGGCTTCGTGGTGGAGCAGACGATCCATCACGACGCCTGGAGCGCGCTGCAACTGCGCAAGAAGTAGGCGCGATTTCCCTTCTCCCCTTGCGGGAGAAGGTGGCTCGCGAAGCGAGACGGATGAGGGGTTGCGGGACATCAAAGTCTCGCAGCCCCTTTTTGTGTCGAGAGACCCCTCATCCGCCCCTTCGGGGCACCTTCTCCCGCAAGGGGAGAAGGGTATAAGAGCGGCCATGCGCCAGACATTCGACGAAACCACCGATCCGTCCTTCGGGGCCAAGCACCTGCCTCTGCTCCGCGCCGAGATGGCCAAGCAGGGCCTCGACGGCCTGCTGGTCCCGCATGAGGACGAGCACCAGAACGAATACCTGCCCGACGCCAATGAGCGGCTGGCCTGGGTCAGCGGCTTCACCGGCTCGGCCGGGGCGGGCGTGGTGCTGAGGGACCGGGCCGCGATCTTCGTCGACGGCCGCTATACGGTGCAGGTCAAGGCCCAGACGGACGAGGCTCTGTTCGAGCGTCAGCCGCTGAACAAACTGGCCGACTGGCTGGCGGCTGTGCCGTCGGGCTCGGTGATCGGCTATGATCCGCGCCTGCACAGCCCGGACGCCCTGGCGACCCTGCGGGCGGCGGTGGATAAAGCCGGGGCGACGCTGAAGGCGGTCGAGGCCAATCCGATCGACCTGGCCTGGGGCGAGGCCCGCCCGGCCCAGCCGCAGGCGCCGGTGGTGCCGCACGAGGATCGCTATTCCGGCGAGGACGCGGCGTCCAAGCGCGCCCGCATCGGCAAGGCCATCGCCGACGCCGGAGCCGAGGCCGCCGTGCTGACGGCGCCGTCGTCGCTGGCATGGCTGTTCAATATTCGGGGCGGCGACGTGATCCGCACGCCCCTGCCGCTGGGCCAGGCGGTGGTGAAGGCCGACGGGACCGCCAGCGTCTTCCTAGACCCGGCCAAGGTGACCAACGAACTGCCCGGCTGGCTGGGCGACGCCGTGACGCTGGAGGCGCCCGAGGCGCTGCCGGGCGCGCTGGACGCCCTGTCGGGGCGCAAGGTGATGATCGACCCGGCCGTGTCCTCGGCCTGGTATTTCGACCGGCTGGAAGCGGCGGGCGCGGACATTGTGCGCGGCATGGACCCCTGCGCCCTGCCGCGCGCCCAGAAGAACGACGTGGAAATCGAAGGCAGCCGTCAGGCGCACATCCGCGACGGCGCGGCCCTGACCCGCTTCCTGCACTGGGTGGACACGGTCGCGCAGAAGGACCTGCCGGACGAGCGGGCGGTGGTCGAGGCGCTGGAGGGCTTCCGCGAGGCGACCGGCATGCTGAAGGATCTGTCCTTCGACACCATCGCCGGGGTCGGGCCGAACGGCGCCCTGCCGCACTACAAGCCGGTCGGCGCCAAGATCCGGCCGATGGAGAAGGGCTCGCTGCTGCTGGTGGACGGGGGCGGTCAGTATCTGGACGGGACCACGGACGTGACCCGCACCATGGCCATCGGCGAGGGCACGGCCGACCAGCGCCGAATGTTCACTCTGGTCCTGAAGGGACACATCGCCATGGCGGTGATCCGCTTCCCGGCCGGGACGAGCGGGCGCCAGCTGGACGCCATCGCGCGCCAGCCGCTGTGGAACGCGGGCTTCGACTTCGACCACGGCACGGGCCACGGCGTGGGGTCGTATCTGGGCGTGCACGAAGGGCCGCAGCGCATCGCCGGCTGGGGCACGGACCAGCCGCTGCTGACCGGCATGATCCTGTCGAACGAGCCGGGCTATTACCGCGAAGGCGAGTGGGGCATCCGCATCGAGACGCTGCAGGTCGTCACGGCCCCGGCCCAGGTTCCGGGCGGCGAGCGGCCGATGCACGGCTTCGAGCAGCTGACGCTGGCGCCGCTGGATCGCAAGCTGATCGACACAGCGCTGCTGACGGCGGACGAGCGGGCTTACGTAGACGCCTATCATGCCGAGGTTCTGGCCAAGGTCGGGCCTCTGCTGGCCGAGGGCGTGCAGAAGGACGAGGCGGCGCTGGAGTGGCTGAAGGCGCAGACGGCGCCGCTCTGATCCGATGATCGGCGCCATCGCCCTGCTGCTCGTCTGCCAGCTGGCGGGCGAGGTCATCCACCGGCTGACGGGCCTGCCCCTGCCGGGGTCGGTGATCGGCATGGGACTGCTGCTGGCCTGGTTGGCGCTGGTCCCGCGCGAGCGGCTGACGCTGACCCAGGTGACGGGGTGGCTGACGGCGCACCTGTCGATCATGTTCGTGCCCGCGGCCGTCGGGGTGATGCAGGAGGGGGCGATCCTGTCGCGCTATGGCCTTGGCATCGTCGTGGCGGTGGTGGTCTCGACCCTGCTGACCCTGGCGGTGACGGCGCTGGTCTTCGCCGCCGTGGCGGGGCGTGAGGCGCAGGATAGCGAGGAGCCCGCGTCGTGACCGATCTGATCGCGACGCCCCTGCTGTGGCTGGCGGTGACGCTGGTGGTGTTCGAGGCGGCCGACATCCTGTCGCGACGCAGTGGACGCCATCCCCTGTGCCATCCGGTGCTGTGGGCGACGCCGGTGCTGATCGGAATCCTGCTAGCGACGAAGACGCCCTATGCGACCTATGCCGAGGCGACCCAGGTGCTGGGCTTCCTGCTGGGACCGGCGGTGGTGGGGCTGGCCGTGCCGATCTGGGCGCAGCGGGCGACGATCCGGCGGCTGGCCAAGCCGCTGACCTGCGCCCTGCTGGCGGGAGCCGTGACGGCCATCGTCAGCGCCGTCGGCATCGTCTGGCTGTTCGGCGCGCCGGTCGAGATCCTGGCCTCCATCGCCCCGCGCGCCACGACCACGCCGGTCGGCATGGCGGTGGCGGCGCAACTGGGCGGCATACCGGCGCTGGCGGCGGTGATCGTGCTGATGTCGGGCGTGATCGGGGCGATGACGGCGACGCCGCTGCTGAACCTGCTGAGGATCAAGGATTACCGGGCGCGCGGCTTCGCGGTCGGCGTCTCTGCCCACGGCTTCGGCGCGGCGCGGGCGTTCCAGGTTGACCAGACGGCGGGGGCCTTCGCCAGCCTGGGCATGGCGCTGAACGCGGCGGCGACGGCGACCATCCTGTCCATCGTCGCCGGCCTGCTCTGACCTAGCGCACTCGCGTCCAGGTCTGGGTCTTGCACAGGGGGGCGACGATGCAGCCGCGCAGGCGCAGGGTGTCGGCGTCCGTCAGGGTGATGGTCCCGCGATAGGTCCCGCCGTCGGCTGGATTATAGACCGAGCCGCCGCGCCATTCGGTCGGGCCGCCGGTGAAGCCGCTGAGCATCGGCAGGTTGCGCAGGGTGCGCCCGCGCAGGGACTGGTCCTTGTTCCGCTCATCATGGGCATTGGGATCGCGGCGGATGTGATCCGAGGTCACCAAGGTCCCGCACAGGGCCTGGCCGCAGCGCTCGATGCGCACCTGGCCGCCGTTGGTCGGGGTCTGCCACAGACCGGTCGGGTCGCCGGCCAGGGCGGGAGAAGCAAGGGCGGCCAAGCTTGCCGCAAGGGCGAGAAACAGCGGGGGCTTCATGGGCGTTTCCTCCGTTTGGCCTGACGCTGATCCCGGCTGGCGACGGAAGCAAGACCTTTTGCGAGGGCGTCAGCGCGTCCGCTTCGGCCGAGCCGAGGAGCACGGGCTGTAGCCGACGGCGTTCAGGCGGCCCAGGCTGATTCCCGCGGCCTCGGCCAGGGAGGCGACGCAGGTCGCCTGATGCAGTTGCAGCGCCGCCAGCGCCACGGAGGCGCAGGCGAAGGCGTCCTCGGCCGCGTCGTGGTGGCGGAAGGCGACCCCCAGTTCGGCGCAGACGTTGTTCAGCTTGTGCGAGGTGAAGTCAGGCCAGCTGATCTGGGCCAGCTTGACCGTGCACAGGTAGTCGAACTCGGGATAGGCCAGGCCGTAGTGGTCGCAGGTGTTGCGGATCACGCTGACGTCGAAGGCAGCGTTGTGGGCCAGGACCGTCCGCCCTTCCAGACGCGGCGCGATGGCGGCCAGGACGGCGGGGAACTCCTCGGCGTCCTCCACTTGTTCGGGGCCGATGCCGTGGAAGGCGATGTTGAAGCCGGCGAAGCGCATCCCGGGCGGGCGGATGTAGTGGTGCTCAACGGACTCGATGACGCCGTCGTTGATCCAGGCCAGGCCGATGGAGCAGGGGCTGGCGCGCTGCTCGTTGGCGGTTTCGAAGTCGATGGCGACGGCGTGCATCAGGCGAATCTAGCTTTGAATGATGTGAGCGTTGCTGAGTTCACAAAGCCCTCCCCCTCGATGGGGGAGGGTTGGGTGGGGGTGAAGGCAGGGCGTTTTCTTATCAAGAAACCAGACGGCGCCAGCGTCTCATGCGCCCGACTGGAGAGGTCTCGCCCGCACCCCCATCCCCGCCCTTCCCCCATCGAGGGGGAAGGGAGAAGAAGCGGCCGGTGCTCAAGCGATCAGCGCCAGCCACTCGTCCTCGGTCAGGACGGTCACGCCATGTTTCTCGGCGTCCTTCAGCTTGGACCCGGCGCCGGGGCCGGCGACGACGTAGTCGGTCTTCTTGGACACCGAGCCCGAGACCTTGGCGCCCAGGCTTTCGGCGCGG
The nucleotide sequence above comes from Brevundimonas naejangsanensis. Encoded proteins:
- a CDS encoding DUF2147 domain-containing protein → MKPPLFLALAASLAALASPALAGDPTGLWQTPTNGGQVRIERCGQALCGTLVTSDHIRRDPNAHDERNKDQSLRGRTLRNLPMLSGFTGGPTEWRGGSVYNPADGGTYRGTITLTDADTLRLRGCIVAPLCKTQTWTRVR
- a CDS encoding 3'-5' exonuclease, producing MHAVAIDFETANEQRASPCSIGLAWINDGVIESVEHHYIRPPGMRFAGFNIAFHGIGPEQVEDAEEFPAVLAAIAPRLEGRTVLAHNAAFDVSVIRNTCDHYGLAYPEFDYLCTVKLAQISWPDFTSHKLNNVCAELGVAFRHHDAAEDAFACASVALAALQLHQATCVASLAEAAGISLGRLNAVGYSPCSSARPKRTR